A window of the Henckelia pumila isolate YLH828 chromosome 3, ASM3356847v2, whole genome shotgun sequence genome harbors these coding sequences:
- the LOC140890384 gene encoding zinc finger CCCH domain-containing protein 13, protein MVERKLYKTRLCLLYQRGRCSRQYCNFAHGSAELRGPLNGTQEYRGRDLRESLGRNRSPLRKYSPRRDDRARHSSHGNSPRSPMTRIDRNHRKKQRLDGTHDYSGSMRMSDGNEDQNRERTWTPSDSKMLLDEQLRHMLTEIKILGNDKQKLEIFLEEKGQEADALNLKIHDLEMQLSKEKEEAKRVSTKIKKFIKAHNRHLRLQEELKRSHAQVLKLGEQLDFNAARQGSNEEDSKINAVSEDETGVNNVSPLNECQINSSPSQKKLRGYLEDHDASNQVKGNRAEIRGTWLEKPSRHTEHHEQSVRRKESDANNRCGPMAYEDKPRRGTYQPPDVASADKVPPLFSVPEMGLILPSTGLAAHAVDEYVEDLDMDEKFQATGAASTRTEADATLKFLPYPPPPPPPAPPNVYSQYEGDDEHVDIDDADEEAVEVDII, encoded by the exons ATGGTTGAGAGGAAACTATACAAGACGAGGCTATGCCTGTTGTACCAAAGAGGCCGTTGCTCTCGCCAATACTGCAACTTTGCTCATGGCTCCGCTGAGCTCCGTGGCCCCTTGAATG GTACGCAGGAGTATCGTGGTAGAGATCTGCGGGAAAGTCTTGGCAGAAATCGGTCTCCATTGCGCAAATATTCACCTAGAAGGGATGACCGAGCAAGACATTCATCTCATG GAAATAGTCCTCGCTCTCCCATGACAAGGAT TGACAGAAATCACAGGAAGAAACAGCGATTGGATGGAACCCATGATTATTCTGGCAGTATGAGAATGTCGGATGGGAATGAAGATCAAAACAGAGAAAGAACATGGACGCCCTCTGATTCCAAAATGCTTCTCGATGAACAG CTGAGACACATGCTTACTGAAATTAAGATACTTGGCAATGACAAACAGAAGCTTGAG ATCTTCCTGGAAGAGAAGGGTCAAGAAGCAGACGCTCTGAATTTGaaaattcatgatcttgagatGCAACTTTCTAAAGAGAAAGAGGAAGCCAAAAG GGTTAGCacaaaaattaagaagttcATAAAAGCACATAATCGACACTTGCGATTACAAGAAGAATTGAAGAG GTCCCATGCTCAAGTTCTGAAGTTGGGTGAGCAGCTGGATTTTAATGCTGCCAGACAAGGGTCAAACGAAGAAGATTCAAAAATTAACGCGGTGAGTGAAGATGAAACCGGTGTTAATAATGTGAGCCCTTTGAATGAGTGTCAGATAAATTCTTCTCCAAGCCAGAAAAAGTTACGAGGCTACCTGGAAGATCACGATGCATCAAATCAAG TCAAAGGAAATCGAGCTGAGATCAGGGGAACTTGGCTGGAAAAGCCTTCTCGCCACACCGAGCATCATGAGCAATCGGTCCGAAGAAAAGAATCCGATGCAAATAACAGGTGTGGCCCCATGGCGTATGAAGACAAGCCTAGGAGAGGAACGTACCAGCCTCCTGATGTTGCCTCGGCAGATAAGGTACCTCCTCTATTCTCC GTACCTGAGATGGGCCTTATTCTTCCGTCGACTGGTTTGGCGGCTCATGCAGTGGATGAATATGTTGAAGATCTCGACATGGATGAAAAGTTTCAAGCAACTGGAGCTGCTTCTACTAGAACCGAGGCAGATGCTACGTTGAAGTTCCTACCATATCCTCCACCACCTCCACCTCCTGCACCTCCAAATGTTTATTCACAG TATGAAGGTGATGACGAACATGTGGACATTGATGACGCGGACGAGGAGGCTGTTGAAGTGGATATCATTTGA